A window of the Vibrio ostreae genome harbors these coding sequences:
- the xylB gene encoding xylulokinase: protein MYIGIDLGTSGVKAILLSANGEILASATTAMTVSRPKPLWSEQDPKQWWDATLNSLSELGKQHSLQQVQAIGLSGQMHGVTLLDGANQVLRPAILWNDGRCEQECLELEQLVPESRDITGNLMMPGFSAPKLKWLAKHEPECFTRVAKVLLPKDYLRFLLSGDFATDMSDAAGTMWLDVGMRDWSDEMLSACCLNRSQMPALFEGNQITGTLNQELAQQLGMACVPVVAGGGDNAAGAVGVGIVKPGQAMISLGTSGVYFAVSQGFTTNPAAALHSFCHALPGTWHTMSVILSAASCLDWVARMTGFSAVPAMMQALDAQQPQTDVIFLPYLSGERTPHNNPNAKGVFFGLTHNTTPLHMAQAVLEGVGFALQDGLDALHMTGDVPDNITLIGGGARSAYWRQLLTDIFNTELVYREGGDVGPALGAARLAQLAIEGKQAAVEQICAQPRVLQTHTPNPEIHQQLAVKRQTYTSLYRQLKPLFNA, encoded by the coding sequence ATGTATATCGGGATTGATCTGGGCACGTCAGGTGTCAAAGCCATTCTGCTCTCTGCCAACGGCGAGATACTCGCCTCAGCAACCACAGCGATGACGGTCTCTCGCCCTAAGCCTTTATGGTCTGAACAAGACCCAAAACAGTGGTGGGATGCCACGCTCAATTCACTGTCCGAGCTGGGAAAACAACACAGCCTGCAGCAGGTCCAGGCCATTGGTCTGTCCGGACAGATGCACGGCGTGACTCTGCTCGACGGCGCAAACCAGGTGTTACGTCCGGCCATATTATGGAACGACGGACGCTGCGAGCAGGAGTGCCTTGAACTAGAACAACTCGTACCGGAGAGTCGCGATATTACCGGCAACCTGATGATGCCAGGATTTAGCGCACCCAAGCTGAAATGGCTCGCCAAACATGAGCCGGAGTGTTTTACACGCGTCGCTAAAGTGTTGCTGCCGAAGGATTATCTGCGCTTTCTGCTCAGTGGAGATTTCGCCACCGACATGTCTGACGCCGCCGGCACAATGTGGCTCGATGTCGGCATGCGCGACTGGAGCGACGAAATGCTCAGCGCTTGCTGCCTCAACCGCTCGCAAATGCCGGCACTGTTTGAAGGCAACCAAATAACAGGCACGCTCAATCAGGAACTGGCTCAGCAGCTTGGTATGGCGTGTGTCCCTGTTGTTGCGGGCGGCGGTGACAATGCCGCTGGCGCCGTTGGGGTCGGTATTGTCAAACCGGGCCAGGCGATGATTTCACTCGGCACATCCGGGGTTTACTTCGCGGTCAGCCAAGGTTTCACCACCAACCCGGCCGCTGCATTGCATTCATTTTGTCACGCTTTACCGGGCACCTGGCATACCATGTCGGTGATCCTCAGTGCAGCTTCCTGTCTGGATTGGGTAGCCCGGATGACCGGTTTCAGCGCTGTCCCGGCGATGATGCAAGCGCTTGACGCACAACAACCGCAAACCGATGTTATCTTTTTGCCTTATTTGTCTGGTGAACGGACACCACACAATAATCCGAATGCCAAAGGGGTATTTTTTGGCCTGACTCATAATACGACACCGCTGCATATGGCACAGGCGGTATTAGAGGGTGTGGGATTTGCTTTGCAGGATGGTCTGGATGCGCTGCACATGACCGGTGATGTGCCGGATAACATTACGCTGATTGGTGGCGGGGCGCGCAGCGCATACTGGCGCCAGTTACTGACAGACATTTTCAATACCGAGTTGGTGTATCGCGAGGGGGGCGATGTCGGTCCGGCCCTGGGTGCTGCCCGTCTTGCGCAGCTGGCGATTGAAGGCAAGCAGGCTGCAGTAGAGCAAATCTGCGCCCAACCGCGGGTTTTGCAGACCCACACGCCAAATCCTGAGATACATCAGCAACTGGCGGTAAAACGTCAGACTTACACCAGCCTCTATCGACAATTAAAGCCGCTGTTCAACGCCTGA